One genomic segment of Actinoplanes ianthinogenes includes these proteins:
- a CDS encoding alpha-1,4-glucan--maltose-1-phosphate maltosyltransferase: protein MTGRFPIEDVTPAVSGGRYPAKAVVGELVPVSAVSYREGHHALGVNVVWRGPDGQTKPFTRMTPGTPGLDQWHATIRPDEVGRWTFTVEAFDDPYRTWRDAVVKKIGAGQGAEDLANDIAEGAEILDLATKIVPTEHEERVRAAAAALRDQQRSLFARVTPALDLEELLWHNPVRHLVTTTRSFALWVDRPRALYSAWYEFFPRSEGAEIGPDATPIRHGTFQTAALRLPAIAEMGFNVVYLPPIHPIGKINRKGRNNTLVARPEDVGSPWAIGSDEGGHDAIHPQLGTLEDFIAFREKAEELGMEVALDLALQAAPDHPWVREHPEFFTTKADGTIAYAENPPKKYQDIYPINWDNDYRTLRDEVYRVVMHWVNAGVKIFRVDNPHTKAVNFWQWLIPKVKETNPDVLFLAEAFTRPAMMNGLGKIGFTQSYTYFTWRTTAPEMREYMQQLLQSIDWMRPNFWPNTPDILHETLQHGGPPMFKIRAVLASMLTPSWGIYSGYELFEHVARPGSEEYIDNEKFELKPRDYAAAERAGRSLAPYLTKLNRIREQNPALHWLRNLRFHEIDNGALLCFSKRDADTGNTVLVIVSFDAANVQWGNTTLDMPALGKDWHDKLTVVDQITGATYEWGQYNAVRIDPYVEPAHIFVVQAG from the coding sequence ATGACCGGTCGCTTCCCCATCGAAGACGTGACGCCGGCTGTGTCCGGTGGCCGCTACCCCGCGAAGGCGGTGGTCGGTGAACTGGTGCCGGTTTCCGCGGTGTCCTATCGCGAAGGTCACCACGCACTCGGTGTGAATGTGGTATGGCGTGGCCCCGACGGCCAGACCAAGCCGTTCACCCGGATGACCCCCGGCACGCCGGGACTGGACCAGTGGCACGCGACGATCCGGCCGGACGAGGTCGGGCGGTGGACGTTCACGGTGGAGGCGTTCGACGACCCGTACCGGACGTGGCGCGACGCCGTGGTGAAGAAGATCGGCGCCGGGCAGGGCGCTGAGGATCTGGCGAACGACATCGCCGAGGGCGCCGAGATCCTCGACCTGGCCACCAAGATCGTGCCGACCGAGCACGAGGAGCGGGTGCGGGCCGCGGCCGCCGCGCTGCGCGACCAGCAGCGCTCGCTGTTCGCCCGGGTGACCCCGGCGCTGGACCTGGAGGAGCTGCTCTGGCACAACCCGGTGCGGCACCTGGTCACCACCACCCGGTCGTTCGCCCTCTGGGTGGATCGCCCGCGGGCGCTGTACTCGGCGTGGTATGAGTTCTTCCCTCGGTCGGAGGGCGCCGAGATCGGCCCGGACGCGACGCCCATCAGGCACGGCACCTTCCAGACGGCCGCCCTTCGCCTGCCCGCCATCGCGGAGATGGGCTTCAACGTCGTGTATCTGCCGCCGATCCACCCCATCGGCAAGATCAACCGGAAGGGGCGGAACAACACGCTGGTCGCCCGGCCGGAGGACGTCGGCTCGCCGTGGGCGATCGGGTCCGACGAGGGTGGGCACGACGCGATCCACCCGCAGCTCGGCACGCTGGAAGATTTCATCGCCTTCCGTGAGAAGGCGGAGGAACTGGGTATGGAGGTGGCGCTGGACCTGGCCCTCCAGGCCGCGCCGGACCACCCGTGGGTGCGCGAGCACCCCGAGTTCTTCACCACCAAGGCGGACGGCACCATCGCGTACGCCGAGAACCCGCCCAAGAAGTATCAGGACATCTACCCGATCAACTGGGACAACGACTACCGCACGCTGCGCGACGAGGTCTACCGCGTGGTGATGCACTGGGTGAACGCCGGCGTGAAGATCTTCCGCGTCGACAACCCGCACACCAAGGCCGTCAACTTCTGGCAGTGGCTGATCCCGAAGGTCAAGGAGACCAACCCGGACGTGCTGTTCCTGGCCGAGGCGTTCACCCGGCCGGCCATGATGAACGGGCTCGGCAAGATCGGCTTCACCCAGTCGTACACGTACTTCACGTGGCGTACCACCGCGCCCGAGATGCGCGAGTACATGCAGCAACTGCTTCAGTCGATCGACTGGATGCGCCCGAACTTCTGGCCCAACACCCCGGACATCCTGCACGAGACGTTGCAGCACGGCGGGCCGCCGATGTTCAAGATCCGTGCGGTGCTGGCCTCGATGCTCACCCCGTCCTGGGGCATCTACTCCGGGTACGAGCTGTTCGAGCACGTGGCCCGGCCCGGCTCGGAGGAGTACATCGACAACGAGAAGTTCGAGCTGAAGCCACGCGACTACGCCGCCGCCGAGCGGGCGGGGCGCTCGCTCGCGCCCTACCTGACCAAGCTGAACCGGATCCGGGAGCAGAACCCCGCCCTGCACTGGCTCCGCAACCTGCGCTTCCACGAGATCGACAACGGCGCGCTGCTGTGCTTCTCCAAGCGCGACGCCGACACCGGCAACACCGTGCTGGTCATCGTGTCGTTCGACGCTGCCAACGTGCAGTGGGGCAACACCACTCTGGACATGCCGGCCCTGGGCAAGGACTGGCACGACAAGCTCACGGTGGTCGACCAGATCACCGGTGCGACGTACGAGTGGGGGCAGTACAACGCGGTCCGGATCGATCCGTACGTCGAACCGGCGCACATCTTCGTGGTGCAGGCGGGGTAA